In Afipia sp. GAS231, a single window of DNA contains:
- the ybeY gene encoding rRNA maturation RNase YbeY, whose product MSSALPLTEVLVVADCWQTEPDAEAVIHRAIEAAAEFADADVGEAELAIMLTDDSGIRTLNSNWRGIDKPTNVLSFPALQPPAGAPSDAPRMLGDIAIAYQTTRKEADDEQKPFDHHLSHLAVHGFLHLIGYDHENDGDAEAMEGLETEILAQLGIPDPYQDRDPDADRKRMD is encoded by the coding sequence GTGTCTTCCGCCCTTCCGCTTACTGAAGTTCTGGTCGTCGCCGATTGCTGGCAGACCGAGCCCGACGCCGAGGCGGTGATCCATCGTGCCATCGAGGCCGCGGCCGAATTCGCCGATGCCGATGTCGGCGAGGCCGAACTCGCGATCATGCTGACCGACGATTCCGGGATTCGCACGCTCAACAGCAACTGGCGCGGCATCGACAAGCCGACCAACGTGCTGTCGTTTCCGGCGCTGCAGCCACCTGCCGGCGCGCCGTCCGACGCGCCGCGCATGCTCGGCGATATCGCGATCGCGTATCAGACCACGCGCAAGGAGGCCGATGACGAGCAGAAGCCGTTCGACCATCACCTCAGCCATCTTGCGGTCCACGGCTTCCTGCATCTGATCGGATACGATCACGAGAACGACGGCGACGCCGAAGCGATGGAAGGTCTGGAGACGGAAATTCTGGCGCAGCTCGGCATTCCCGATCCTTACCAGG
- a CDS encoding PhoH family protein: protein MPKSASDSPSLAPSRKFERDMQIPPETQVVIDFDDNRAASALVGPYGQNLALVERRLGVVVDSRGNHITIAGSRDGCDAARRVLETLYGQATKGQDLAQGDVEGAIRAVIAQGSLFEFDPKTAKNQFETINLRKRPVRARTAAQDSYIRALKRSELVFGVGPAGTGKTWLAVAHAAQLFERKEVDKIILSRPAVEAGERLGFLPGDLREKVDPYLRPIYDALYDLMDSRIVERALQSNEIEIAPLAFMRGRTLTNAVIILDEAQNTTSMQMKMFLTRLGENSRMIITGDPSQVDLPPGQTSGLAEAARLLDGVEGISQVKFTAEDVIRHELVARIVAAYEGLPQKPATGRS from the coding sequence TTGCCCAAAAGCGCATCGGATTCACCTTCACTCGCTCCCAGCCGCAAATTTGAACGCGACATGCAAATTCCGCCCGAAACCCAGGTCGTCATCGATTTCGACGACAACCGCGCCGCTTCCGCTTTGGTCGGTCCCTACGGACAGAACCTCGCATTGGTCGAACGTCGGCTCGGCGTTGTCGTCGATTCCCGCGGCAACCACATCACCATCGCCGGATCGCGCGACGGCTGCGACGCCGCGCGGCGCGTGCTGGAGACGCTCTACGGGCAGGCCACGAAGGGCCAGGATCTGGCGCAGGGCGACGTCGAAGGCGCCATCCGCGCCGTGATCGCGCAGGGCTCGCTGTTCGAATTCGATCCCAAGACGGCCAAGAACCAGTTCGAGACCATCAACCTGCGCAAGCGCCCGGTGCGCGCGCGCACCGCCGCGCAGGATTCCTACATCCGCGCGCTGAAGCGCAGCGAACTGGTATTCGGCGTCGGCCCGGCCGGCACCGGCAAAACCTGGCTCGCGGTGGCGCACGCCGCGCAATTGTTCGAGCGCAAGGAAGTCGACAAGATCATTCTGTCCCGTCCCGCGGTCGAGGCCGGCGAGCGGCTCGGCTTCCTGCCCGGTGACCTCAGAGAAAAGGTCGATCCGTACCTGCGGCCGATCTACGACGCGCTGTACGACCTGATGGATTCGCGGATCGTGGAACGGGCGCTGCAGTCGAACGAGATCGAGATCGCTCCGCTCGCCTTCATGCGCGGGCGCACGCTGACCAATGCCGTCATCATCCTCGACGAGGCGCAGAACACCACGTCGATGCAGATGAAGATGTTTTTGACCCGGCTCGGCGAAAACAGCCGCATGATCATCACCGGCGATCCGTCGCAGGTCGACTTGCCGCCCGGCCAGACCTCGGGACTGGCCGAGGCCGCGAGATTGCTCGACGGCGTCGAGGGCATCTCGCAGGTGAAATTCACGGCCGAGGACGTCATCCGCCATGAATTGGTGGCGCGAATTGTCGCCGCCTATGAGGGATTGCCGCAAAAGCCGGCAACCGGCCGATCTTGA
- the miaB gene encoding tRNA (N6-isopentenyl adenosine(37)-C2)-methylthiotransferase MiaB has product MKPPRKLHIKSYGCQMNVYDAQRMVDTLAPEGFVETASAEDADLVILNTCHIREKASEKVYSELGRLRVAKDEAARNGREMRIAVAGCVAQAEGEEIIRRAPAVDVVVGPQSYHHLPQLLARAKSHGRALETEFPVEDKFGFLPAPKPAAIRARGISSFVTVQEGCDKFCTFCVVPYTRGAEVSRPVAKIVDDVMRLADNGVREITLIGQNVNAYHGEGPDGKTWSLGQLLHRLAEIPGIVRLRYSTSHPRDVDDSLVSAHRDLAALMPFVHLPVQSGSDRILAAMNRKHTADDYRRVIDRFREARQDIAFSSDFIVGFPGESAEEFAATLALVMQIGYAGAYSFKYSPRPGTPAADMRETVSAAEMDERLVRLQELIDSQQSAFNKAMIGNTVDVLFERAARNPGQIVGRTAYLQPAHVFASSDIIGQVLPVRIDSLERYSLLGELAGHAAPPISSPLSPTANSSPMITGA; this is encoded by the coding sequence ATGAAGCCGCCGCGCAAGCTGCATATCAAGTCATATGGTTGCCAGATGAACGTCTACGATGCGCAGCGCATGGTGGACACGCTGGCGCCGGAAGGCTTTGTCGAGACTGCCAGCGCCGAGGATGCGGATCTGGTGATCCTCAACACCTGCCATATCCGCGAGAAGGCTTCCGAAAAGGTTTACTCCGAACTCGGGCGGCTGCGGGTCGCCAAGGACGAGGCTGCGCGCAATGGTCGCGAGATGCGCATCGCGGTGGCGGGCTGCGTCGCGCAGGCCGAAGGCGAGGAGATCATCCGCCGCGCGCCTGCCGTCGATGTCGTGGTCGGCCCGCAGAGCTATCACCATCTGCCGCAGCTATTGGCGCGCGCCAAAAGTCATGGCCGTGCGCTGGAGACCGAATTTCCGGTCGAGGACAAGTTCGGCTTCCTCCCCGCCCCAAAACCTGCGGCGATCCGCGCGCGCGGCATTTCTTCGTTCGTAACCGTGCAGGAAGGCTGCGACAAGTTCTGCACCTTCTGCGTGGTGCCTTACACGCGCGGCGCAGAAGTCTCGCGGCCGGTGGCGAAAATCGTCGACGACGTGATGCGGCTCGCCGACAATGGCGTGCGCGAGATCACGCTGATCGGTCAGAACGTCAACGCCTATCACGGCGAAGGCCCGGACGGAAAAACCTGGTCGCTCGGCCAACTGCTGCACCGGCTCGCTGAAATTCCCGGCATCGTGCGGCTGCGCTATTCCACCAGCCATCCCCGCGACGTCGATGATTCGCTTGTTTCGGCGCACCGCGATCTCGCCGCCCTGATGCCGTTCGTGCACCTGCCGGTACAATCCGGTTCCGACCGCATCCTGGCCGCCATGAACCGCAAGCATACCGCCGATGATTATCGCCGCGTCATCGACCGTTTTCGCGAAGCCCGCCAAGATATTGCGTTTTCATCGGATTTTATCGTGGGCTTCCCCGGCGAAAGCGCAGAAGAATTCGCCGCGACCCTCGCGCTTGTCATGCAAATCGGATACGCTGGCGCTTATTCGTTCAAATATTCGCCACGGCCCGGCACGCCGGCGGCGGACATGCGGGAGACGGTGTCAGCGGCAGAGATGGACGAGCGATTGGTGCGGCTCCAGGAATTGATCGACAGTCAGCAATCGGCCTTCAACAAGGCCATGATTGGCAACACCGTCGATGTGCTGTTCGAGCGCGCAGCGCGCAATCCCGGCCAGATCGTCGGCCGCACCGCCTACCTGCAGCCCGCGCATGTATTTGCCTCGTCGGACATCATCGGACAGGTGCTGCCGGTCAGAATCGACAGCCTGGAGCGCTACAGCCTGCTCGGCGAACTCGCCGGCCACGCCGCGCCGCCGATATCATCTCCGCTTTCACCAACGGCTAATTCTTCTCCAATGATCACGGGAGCCTGA